A genomic segment from Drosophila willistoni isolate 14030-0811.24 chromosome 2L unlocalized genomic scaffold, UCI_dwil_1.1 Seg168, whole genome shotgun sequence encodes:
- the LOC6643291 gene encoding esterase B1, with amino-acid sequence MDLRLGVGDKLKLLSKIIGHKIVLYRLGTNQFTQLKTKYGQLKGTQRKTVYDGELYYAFEGIPYAQPPLGELRFRAPQPCSPWEGVRDCTYCREKPMQRNSVTNNAEGSEDCLYLNVYSKKLESAKPLPVIVWIYGGGFQIGEASRDFYGPDYFMKHDVVFVHFNYRVGALGFLSLKDRELNVPGNAGLKDQVQALRWIKENIATFNGDPDNITLMGESAGGASTHIMMQTEQTRGLFHRAIVQSGSALCAWATEPDRQWAHRLAKELGYKGDCAEKEILKFFQDVPASKLAQHCNAIITQEEQRDYEIIAFGPVIEPYVTEECVVPRPQQEQLASAWGNQIPMIIGGCSFEGLFSYQTTLDDSLYMLSAFEAILPRIVRDVIDKEELADMVRRLKLAYFGDPERASMELNECLHLLSIKNFWHDIHRTLLARSAYAPATPTYLYRFDMDSPHYNHYRILKCGKKVRGVCHADDISYMFYGFLSSKLDRNTPEYRTIERLIGMWTSFAATGDPNCEAIAPVKWDPLRPGGPELCLNIADGLEFIPLPESKQFVVWDSFYTRESLY; translated from the exons ATGGATTTACGCCTGGGCGTGGGCGATAAACTAAAACTGTTGAGCAA AATCATTGGCCACAAGATTGTGCTTTATAGATTGGGCACAAATCAATTTACCCAGCTGAAAACTAAATATGGCCAATTAAAGGGTACGCAAAGAAAGACTGTCTACGATGGTGAATTGTATTATGCCTTCGAGGGTATTCCCTATGCCCAGCCACCGTTGGGGGAATTGCGTTTCCGTGCACCACAGCCCTGTTCTCCGTGGGAGGGAGTGCGGGACTGCACCTACTGTCGAGAGAAGCCCATGCAGAGGAATTCTGTTACGAACAATGCTGAGGGATCCGAAGATTGTCTCTATCTAAATGTGTATAGCAAGAAATTGGAGTCGGCCAAGCCTTTGCCTGTTATTGTTTGGATCTATGGTGGTGGCTTTCAGATTGGTGAAGCATCACGCGATTTCTATGGTCCAGATTATTTCATGAAACACGATGTGGTCTTTGTGCATTTCAACTATCGTGTTGGCGCCTTGGGCTTCTTGAGTCTCAAGGATCGAGAGCTAAATGTGCCAGGAAATGCTGGTCTCAAGGATCAAGTTCAGGCTCTGCGCTGGATTAAAGAGAACATTGCCACATTCAATGGGGATCCGGATAATATAACCCTAATGGGCGAGTCGGCCGGAGGAGCCTCTACACACATTATGATGCAAACAGAACAAACGCGTGGATTATTTCATCGAGCAATTGTTCAATCTGGTTCCGCTTTATGTGCCTGGGCCACAGAACCAGATCGTCAATGGGCTCACCGTTTGGCTAAGGAATTGGGATACAAGGGTGACTGCGCCGAGAAGGAGATCCTAAAATTCTTCCAGGATGTACCAGCGTCTAAACTGGCCCAACATTGCAATGCAATCATCACACAAGAGGAGCAAAGGGATTATGAGATTATAGCATTTGGCCCGGTGATAGAACCTTATGTGACCGAAGAATGTGTAGTTCCAAGGCCACAGCAGGAGCAGTTGGCAAGTGCCTGGGGCAATCAGATTCCCATGATCATTGGTGGTTGCTCCTTTGAAGGCCTTTTCTCGTATCAGACAACCTTGGACGATTCCCTGTATATGCTGAGTGCCTTTGAAGCTATTTTACCCCGCATAGTGCGAGATGTCATCGACAAGGAGGAGCTAGCCGACATGGTTAGACGTTTGAAATTGGCCTACTTTGGGGATCCCGAGCGAGCCAGCATGGAATTGAATGAATGTCTGCATCTGCTGAgtattaaaaacttttggcATGATATACATCGCACACTTTTGGCCCGTTCTGCCTATGCCCCAGCTACGCCCACCTATCTATATCGTTTCGACATGGATTCACCGCACTACAATCATTATCGTATTCTGAAATGCGGCAAAAAGGTGCGTGGGGTCTGCCATGCTGATGATATCTCCTACATGTTCTATGGCTTTCTCTCTAGTAAATTAGATAGAAATACACCGGAATACAGAACCATAGAACGTTTGATTGGCATGTGGACGTCCTTTGCAGCCACAGGTGATCCCAATTGCGAGGCAATTGCACCCGTCAAATGGGATCCATTGCGACCAGGTGGTCCAGAATTATGCTTAAATATCGCCGATGGATTAGAATTCATTCCATTACCCGAAAGCAAACAGTTTGTGGTATGGGATAGTTTCTATACGAGGGAGAGTTTGtattaa